DNA from Bradyrhizobium diazoefficiens USDA 110:
ACATGGTCGCCTTCGAGCTCGCGGTCGGCGGCCTTGCCACGACCTGCCTCAGCCAGCTCGGCGGACCGACGCGGCGGATCGGCAGCATCGCGCTGAACTTCGCTGCGCCGGTGATTGTCGGCGAGTCCGTCGAGGCCAAGGCCGAGATCGTCTCGGTTGCCGGTGATGACGCGGTCTGCCGCGTCACCTGCACGCTGTCGCCCTCGGGGGCGACCGTGGTGGACGGCACCGCGACGCTGGTTCCGTTCGCGAAGGGCTGAGCCATGTACGAGCCGAAATCCTTCGACGATCTGAAGGTGAACGACAGGGTCAGCCTCAGCAAGACCATCACCGAGGCGGATGGTGCGCTCTATATTGCTGCGACCGGCGATTTCGGCCCTGTTCATGTCGACGAGGTCTACGCGGGCGCAACGCGCTTCGGCCGCAGGCTGGCGCCCGGGATCATGGTCGCCGGCCTCTGCACCAGCATCCTCACCAGCGAACTGGTCGGCACGATCGGCGTCTCTGTCGAGGACCGCTTCTGGTTCACCGGCCCGGTGTTCTACGGCGACACGCTCACCTTCGACGTCTGGATCGCCGAGCAGCACGACGAGACCCGCACCATCATCTGGGAGGCGAGCGCCCGCAACGAGGGCGGCCTCGAAGTGCTGAAGGCGCGCGCGAGCCTGAAATTTCCACGGCGGAAACCGTCATGAGCAAGCCGATGAGGAAACCTGACCTGCGCGGCGTCACGGTCGCGACCGTGCTGCCCTTCAAGGACGACAGCTCGATCGACTGGGACGGCTACGCTCGCGTGCTCGACTATTGCGCCTGTCCGGACGGAATCGCGGCCGTGTTCGTCAACGGACATGCCGGCGAGGGCGGGTCGCTCTCGGACGACGAGCGGCAGGCGGTGATCGAGCGGACGCGCAAGCACATCGGCGGCAAGCCGCTGCTTTCAGGCATCATCGCGCATTCCACCGCGGAAGCGATCCATCAGGCGCAGCTCGCGGAAGCGGCCGGCGCCGATTGTGCCGTGTTGTTCCCGCCGGCGCCGCTTGGTGGCGGTGCATCGGCGACCTCGCGAGCACCGGTGGCCTTCGTGCAGGCGGTCAGTTCCGCCATCGGCATTCCAGTGTCGATCTTCCAATATCCACTGGCGTCCGGATTTGGCTACTCACCGGAGACGCTGGCGAAGATCGCAGCGCTCGACGGCGTCATCGCCATCAAGGAGGGCAGCGACAGCATCTTCGCCTATGACGAGAATCGCCGGGCGGTGAAGCGGGCCGATCCCTCCGTTGCGATCCTGCCGTCGAACTTCAACTGGTTCCTGCCGCAGCTCGCCATCGGCGGCGACGGCATTCTCTCGGGCCTCGTCAGCCTCGCGCCGGATCTGTTCGTCGCGCTTTGGCAGGCGGCGCTCGCCGACGATCTCACCGCGCTGCGCGCGGTCAACGAGCGGCTCTATCCAATCGTCCGCGCGATCTATGGCCCGGCGCCGATCATGGACATGCACACGCGCATGAAAGTCGGGCTCAAGGCGCTCGGCTTGATCGGCAACGCCGATCCGCGGCCGCCGCTGCTGCCGGTCGTTCCGGCGTTGTGCGACGCCATCGCAACGACGCTCGGTGCGGCGCGCGCGACCGGCGACATTCGTCTGGCGTGAGGGACGAACCCATGGCCGACGAAGCCTTCATTCACATCGTGCGGGTCGACATCGATCCCGAGCACGAGGCCGCGTTCAACGCCTGGTACGAGCAGAGGCATTTTCCTGATTTGCTCGCCTGTCCCGGCTGGCTGTCCGCAAAGCGCTTCGTCTCGATCGGCGACGGGCCGAAATACGCCGCGATGTACGAAGTCGCGGGACGATGGGCGTTCGAAACGCCGGAGTTCCTGAAGGTGAAGGGCTTCGGTCCGTTCGAATCCCTGGTGAAGAACTTCATGCGAATCCAGCTCAAGCCGACGTCGGGACCGACTTGAGGGGGCGAAGACGATGCTGCCTGTCGTGTCGTGAGATCCGGCCGGCCGCATCCAACAAACATTGAGGGGAATCCCGGGCGAGGGACTGCATCGGTCATTGGCGTCTTACTGGAGGTATCACATGCTCTCGACACTGCTTCGCCTGAGTGCGGCTGCCGCGCTCGCTTTCGCATCCACGGCTGCGCATGCGGCCTGTACGCCTGGGATTACCGACGACAATCTGATTGCGCCCGGGAAGTTGCAGCTCTCGATCAATCCGACCAACCCGCCGCAGCAATTCGTCGACAAGGACGGCCAGTTGCAGGGCCTCAACGTGGAACTCGCCGCCGAGCTCGGCAAGCGGTTGTGTCTTCCGGTCGAACTCGTCCGGATGGATTTTCCGGCGATGATACCGGCCATGGCCGCGGGCCGCATCGACGGCATCGACACCGGCATGTTCTGGACCGAGGAACGTTCGAAGCTGATGTACATGGTGCCGTACGCCATTCAGGCGATTTCGGTCGTGGTTGCGCCCGACAGCGGCACAAAAATTGCTACCGAAAATGATCTGATCGGAAAAACATCCGCCGTCGAGGTCAGCACCTACCAGATGAATTGGCTCAAGAAGCTCAGCGATGCGAGCGTGGCGAAGGGCGGCGCAGCCGTCGAGATGCGGACCTTCCCCACCGCCACCAACGTCGTCAGCGCGCTGCTGGCCGGGCAGGTGGACAACGCGCTGCTCGTCGACAGCGTGGCGCGTGATCTCACCGGCCGTGGTCGCGTGAAGGAAGTATTGAGCGGGCTCGGCACGGCGCGTACCACGCTCGGTTTCCGCAACAAGACGGTGGTCGATGCCGTCGTCAAGGCGCTGAACGCCATGCGTTCCGACGGCAGCTACCAGGCGCTGTTCGACAAGTTCGGCCTGACCAGCATGCCGGCCGATCAGCCGCTTGCGATCGCCGGCCCGGGTCCGGCCTGATACCTACGGAGACGAGCCGATGAGCCATTTCAGTCCGACGGCCGCCGTCAACTACTTCTTCAACTACTTCCTGATGAAGGGGGTGCTCGTCACCATCGGCCTGACGGTGGCGGCGGTCATCGGCGGATTGATCCTCGGCATGGGCATCGCGTTGATGCGCATGTCGTCCAACCCGGTGCTGTCGGGCGCGTCGCGCTTCTACATCTGGTTCTTCCGCGGCACGCCGCTGCTGATCCAGCTCGTGGTGATCTACAGCGGCTTGCCGCAGCTGGGGATCAAGTTCTCCGTTATCACCTGCGCGCTGGTCGGCCTGATCCTCAACGAGGCGGCCTACCTCGCCGAGATCGTGCGCAGCGGCTTCATGGCCGTTTCGGCGGGACAGCGCGAAGCCGCCTGGGCGCTCAGCCTGTCGCCCTGGGTGACGTTCCGCCGGGTGACCCTGCCGCAGGCGTTCCGGCTGATGATCCCGCCGCTCGGCAACTCCATCAACTCGCTCTTGAAGGCGACGTCGCTCGCCTCGGTGATCTCGGTCGAGGAGCTCATGCGCCGCAGCGACATGCTGATGCAGGAGCATTTCCAGATCCTTGAAGTCTATGCGGCGGCCACGGCCTATTACCTGATCCTCACCTCGGTCTGGGATGCGGTTCAACGCCGGCTGGAGAAGCACTTTGGTCGGTCGAGCGCTGCGAAGTCGAGGCGCGTCGCGGCGAGGGCGCCGGTTGCGCAGGCGAGCGTGGAGGCCCGGGCATGAGCGAGATATCGATGAATGCGGCTAGCGGCGTCGAAGGTGCAACGCAGCTCCGCGATGTGCCTGCGGTTCGCATGGAGGCCGTCTACAAGCACTATGGCGACTTCACCGCGTTGAACGAGGTCGATCTCAAGGTCGCCAAAGGCGAGAAGATTGTGGTCTGCGGTCCCTCCGGCTCGGGCAAGTCGACGCTGATCCGCTGCATCAACCACATCGAGAAGCACGACGAGGGCCTGATCTACGTCAACGGCGTCGAGCTCGATCGCCAGCGCAAGAACATCGACGCGGTCAGGCGCGACACCGGCATGGTGTTCCAGAGTTTTAATCTGTTTCCGCACATGACCGTGCTGGAGAACTGCATCCTGGCCCCGATGACCGTGAACAGCATGAGCGAGGCAGAAGCCAAGGACCTCGCCATGCATTTCCTGACAAAAGTCCGCATTCCGGACCAGGCCGAAAAATTTCCCGGGCAGCTCTCGGGCGGCCAGCAGCAGCGCGTCGCCATCGCACGCGCGCTGTGCATGCGGCCGAAGATCATGCTGTTCGACGAGCCGACCTCCGCGCTGGACCCCGAGATGGTCAAGGAGGTGCTGGAGACCATGAAGAAGCTCGCGGAGGAGGGTATGACCATGCTGTGCGTGACGCACGAGATGGGCTTCGCCCGCGAGGTCGCCGACCGCATCGTGTTCATGAACGAGGGCAAGGTCGTGGAGCAGGCCGCACCGGAGGAGTTCTTCCAGCATCCGAAGTCCGAACGGGCGCGGACGTTCCTCGACCAGATCATCCATTAGCGGGCGCGGCTGCGGTGTCCGGCGAGATGACGCAAACATTCAGCGATCGCCTTCGCGGCATTCATGCCGCCACGATCGTGCCGATGACGGCTGAGTTCGAGATCGATGAGACAAGTCTGGCGGCGCATCTCGCCGCGGTCGCGTCCACGCCGGGCATCAATGGGCTCCTGGTCAACGGCCATGCCGGTGAGAATTTTGTGCTGTCGCTCGCCGAAAAACAGCGCGTGGTGGAGCTGGCGCGCGAGTACGCACCGAAAGACTGCCTGATCGTCTCTGGCGTCAATCACGAATCGAGCCTGGAGGCCGCGCGCGAGGCGGCTGTGCTGGAGCGGGCGGGCGCGGACGGGCTTCTGGTGTTTCCTCCCAACAGCTGGGCGCTCGCACACGCCGATGATTGTGTCATCGCACATCACCGCCATATCCGCGATGCCACCTCCGTGCCGCTGATGCTCTACGCCGCGCCGGTCGGTGCGGGTGCCATGGCTTATGCACCGTCGCTGCTGGAGCAACTGGTTGCCGACCCTCGCTTCGTTGCGATCAAGGAGGGCAGCTGGGAGGTCGCGACGTACGAACAGAACCTGCGGCTGATCCGCAAGCTGCGTCCGGAGTTCATCGTGCTCGGCTCCGGCGACGAACATCTGCTGACAAGCTACCTCGTCGGCTCGGCCGGCAGCCAGGTCAGCCTTGCCTGCGTCGTGCCGGAGCTTGTCGTCAGCCTCTGGAATGCGGCTGAAGCCGGTGATTGGGAGCGGGCGCGGGCCGCGCACGAGAAGCTCTATCCGCTTGCGGTCGCGATCTATCGCGATGCGCCGGGAGGACGCGCGACGGTGCGACTCAAGGCCTGCCTGAAATTGCTTGGGCGTCTCTCATGTGACGCGGCGCGACCGCCGCAGCCGCGGGCAACTTCAAATGAGTTGCGGGCACTCGAGCAAGCGCTGCGGAGCGCCGGCGCGCTCTGAAGCCTGATGGCTTTTGGTTGACTCGATCTCGCGGCGGGATCGGCCACCTCTCCCGCTTGCGGGAGAGGTCGGCGCATTTGCGCCGGGTGAGGGTTCTATCCTCTTGGGGAATCCCACCGCGGAGACACCCTCTCCCCAACCCTCTCCCGCAAGCGGGAGAGGGAGCGTACCTGCCTCGCGGCTCGCAGTCAGACCTGACTTCATCATCTTCTAAGCCGCGAAGAACGGATTGGCCGGCCGCGCAAGGCCGAGGTGATCCCGCAACGTCGTCCCCTCATAGTCCGCGCGGAACAGCCCACGCTCCTGCAGGATGGGTACGACGAGCTCGACGAAATCCTCGAACCCTTCGTGGAAATAAGGCGGCATGACGTTGAAGCCGTCGGCGGCGTGCTGCTCGAACCATTGCTCGAGCGTATCGGCGATGCGCTCGGCCGAGCCGCACAGCACCCAATGGCCGCGGGCGGCGGCGGTGAGATTGTAGAGATCGCGCAGCGTCATGTTCTCGCGGCGGCCCTTGGCGAGCATGACGCTGGCGAAACTGTGATAGCTGTCGGACGGTGCGATGTCCGGGATCGGCCCGTCGAGATCGCAGGCCGACATGTCCCGGCCGAAGCGATCGGACAGGATCGCGAGCGCATTGCTGCCGCTGACAAAGCTCTGGAGCACGTTGAGCTTCTCGAACGCCTCCTTGTCGGTGCGGCCGACGACGGGCATCACGCCCGGCAGCACCGTGACATCGTCGGTCTTGCGGCCGAAGGCCGGCAGCCGCGTCTTCAGCGAGGTGTAACCGGCCTTGGCCTCCTCGAGATCCTGCACCACCGAGAACACGATATCGGCGGTGCGCGCGGCGAGCGCCTGTCCGGCCTCGGAACCGCCGGCCTGGAGCACCACGGGGCGACCTTGCGGGCTGCGGCCGATGTTGAGCGGGCCCTTTACCTTGAAGAAGGCGCCGTCATGGTCGATCGGGCGGAGTTTTGCCGGATCGATGTAGACGCCACTGCTGCGGTCGGCGACGATGGCGTCATCCGCCCAGCCGTCCCACAGGCCCTTGACGACGTCGAGGAACTCGCCGGCCATCTCGTAACGCCGCGCGTGGTCGGGATGGGTGGTGCCGAAATTCGCAGCGGTCGCCGGATTGGCCGTCGTCACCGCATTCCACGCCGCGCGGCCCCTGGAGATGTGGTCGAGCGAGGCGAACACGCGCGCGACCGAGAACGGATCGCTGTAGGTGGTCGAGACGGTGGCGCCCAGCCCGATATGGCTGGTCGAAGTCGCGAGCGCGGCCAGCATCGTCAACGGCTCGAGCCGCAGCGTGTAGGAGGGATGGGCGGCGGCATCGGCATAGAGATTGTCGCCCATGAAGATCAAGTCGAACTTGCCGCGCTCGGCGGTGCGGCCGATCTCCTGGATCGCTGCAAAGTCCTGGAAGCTGTCGACCGCGCCTGGATAGCGCCAGCCGGCGACGTGGCTGCCGGTTCCCAGGATGAACAGGCCGAGATGCATCTGTCGTTTCATGGCGTCATGTCCAGAACAGGATCTTGCGTTCGAGGAAACCGATCAGGCCGAAGAAGGCGAGGCTCGCCGCCGATGCGACGACGATCGCCGCCCAGACCTGGACGAAGTCGATCTGGAGCACGGCCTGGTAGATCACCCAGCCGAGCCCGCCATGCGCGCCGAGCATCTCGGTGACGATCGCGACGATCACGCTGCGCACCGTCGAGACGCGCATGCCCGCGAGCAGCAGTGGCAGGGCCGTCGGCAGGCGCAGGCGCCACAGCACACCGAAGCGGCTTGCGCCAAAACTCTTCATGAGATCGACGGCGCGGCGGTCGACACGGTCGAGCCCGGCCAGCATCGAGAGCAGGATGGTGAAGCTCACCGCCATCGCCACCATCACGATCTTCGAGCTGACGCCGATGCCGAACCAGAGCAGGATCAGCGGCGAATAGCCGACCACGGGCACCGAATTGATCGCGGTGGCCAGCGGCAGGATCGCACTGCGAAGCGCCGGAACCAATGCGATTGCGACGGCGAGGCCGATACCGATCAGGCAGCCGAGTCCGTAGCCGACCAGCGCTTCGAGCAGGGTGTAACCGGCAGCGTCGATGAGCGTCGCGCGCTTGGACCAGAGGCCGGCGAGGATGTCGGTGACGGCGGGCAGGACATAGGCCGGCAGATGCAGTCCGCGCGCCGCGCCTTCCCAACACGCGATCAGCAGGACGGCACCGAGAATACCGCGCTGGACGGCGAGCGAGGGGGAGGCGATCGCGCGGCTCATTGCTCGGCGCTCCAGAACACCAGCCGTCGCTCCACCGCGGCGACCACCGCATAGAAGCCGGTGCCGAGCAGCGCCGCGGCGAGCAGGGCGGCCCAGATCGCGACGACGTTCTCGGTGAACATGGCCTGGAGCAGCAGCACGCCGAGCCCGGTGGTGTCGCCGAACCATTCGCCGACGATGGCCCCGACGAGGCTCAGCGATGCAGCAAGGCGCAGCGCGACGAAGATCTGTGGCAGTGCGGTTGGAAGCTGCAAGCGGAGCAGGAGCTGGCGGTTGGAAGCGCCAAAGCTGTGCATCAAGGCGACCTGCTTGGGATCGACGGTTTCGAGGCCCAGCAGCGTGTTCACCGTCACCGGAAAGAAGGTCAAATAGAACGCGATGATCGCCTTGGCGAGCAGTGTATTGCCAAACCACAGCACCACGAGCGCCCCGAAGGCGATGACCGGAATGGTCTGCGACACCACGAAGATCGGAAACACCATCTCGCGCAGCGCGCGGATGCGGAAGAACACGACGCCCATGAGCACGCCGAACGCCCCGCCCGAAGCAAAGCCGATCAGCGTTTCGGCGAGCGTGCGCAGGAAGCCGTCGACATAGGCGCGAGGCGTCGCCGCGATCGCCATCAGGATCGTGCTGAGGCGCGGCAGGTAATAAGGCCGGATGCCGAACAGCTGCACCGAGCCTTCCCAGATCACCGCCGCAATCGCAAGGCCCAGCAGGAGCCGGACCAGCTTGCGCAACGAAGCCGGCATCGCGATGCGCTGCGCAGCAACCCAGCTCTTGCCAAGCGATGCCGCCGAAGGGCTGCTCACGGCAGCCGGTCCGCCAGCGGAACGCTCTGGATGAAGCTTGCATCATACGCGGCGGCAAGATCCAGCGGCTTGGAAATGACGCCGTACTTCAGGAAGAAGTCGTGGGCGGTCTTGACCGCGTCGGCATCGATCCAGAACATGCCGTTCTTCGCCGCCGTGCCTGCGGTCATCAGGCGCTTTACCTCGGTGAGCATGAACTCCTGCTGCGCGCGGTCGAGCGTCGGAGCCGCGGCCATCACGGTATCGACGGCACCCTTGGGGTCTGCGAAGGCGTCCTTCCAGCCTTTGAGAGAAGCGCGCAGGAACGCCTTGACCAGCTCCGGCTTCTCCTTGGCGGTCGCCTCGGCCACGATCAGCGTGTCGCGCGGGAAGGTGATGCCGTAGTCCTCGGCGACGAAGGTCTTCAAACTGTCCTTCGGCATGCGCGACTGGATGGTGTAGAACTCGTTGTAATAGGTCGCCGTGACCACATCGACGCTGCCGTCGACGAAGGGCGTCACCGAAACCTGCTGCGGCTGGATCTTCAACTCATCCGGCTTGATGCCTTCCTTGGCCAGCATGCCGTTCAGCACATGGTTGGCGCCGGTAAACCAGGTGGTGACGGTCTTGCCCTTGAAATCCTGGATCGTCTTCACCGGCCCGTCCTTGCGGGTGACGAAGATGAACGGGGTGATCTGGTGCGACACGCCGATGCAGACGATCGGCAGTCCCTTGTCGCGCGCCGCGAAGACGCTGTCGGTGCCGCCGGAGAGGCCGAACGTGTCGGCGCCGGTCGCGACCAAGTTTTCGGTGAGCAGGTTGGGTCCGCCGGGATTGATGGTGAGGTCGATGCCCTCGGCCTTGTAGTAGCCCTTGGCCGCCGCAACGTAGAAGCCGGCGAACTGCGCCTGCGGCAGCCATTTCAAGCGCAGGCTGGCCTTCTGCAATTCGGCGGCGGGCGCGGCCGTGACAAGCGAGCCGGTCGCCAGTGCGATGGCGGAGAGGACGGAGAGGGCGTGGCGTCGGCTCAACATGGTCAAACTCCAGGCGGTGAAATCAATGGCGGTAGGACGGATCGGTGCGGTCGAGCTGGCGCATCAGCGCCGGCCATTCGCGTTCGCCGGGCACGAGGATGTCGCCCTGCAATTCCCAGAACTGGCGCGCTGCTTTCTCGCAGACCTCGTGCGGCGGCATCACCAGCTTGGCGCCGGCTGCGGCCGCCGCCTGCATCTGGAGCTGGATCCGCGCGGCGCGTTCGAAATAATACAGCAGCATGAAGGCCTCGCCCGGCGTCCGTCCGACGGTGAGGATGCCGTGATTGCGCATCAGCATCACCTTGTGCGGGCCGAGGTCGCGCACCAGGCGAACCTGCTCGTCGAGGTCGATGGCGACGCCTTCGTAGTCGTGAAAGGCCTGGCGGTCGTAGAAGCGCATCGCGAACTGGCTGAGCGGCAACAGGCCTTTCTCTTGCCCTGAGACCGCGACGCTCGCGTCGGAATGGGTGTGCAGCACGCAGGCCGCGTCGTGGTTCGCGGTGTGGATCGCGGCATGGATGACGAAGGCCGCGACGTTGACCGCCTGCGGCGTGTCGTCGAGCTTGTTGCCCTTGGTGTCGATCTTGACCAGGCTCGATGCCGTGATCTCGTCGAACAGCAGGCCGTAGGGATTGATGAGGAACTGGTCCTCGTGGCCGGGCACGCGCAAGGAGATGTGGTTGTAGATCAGGTCGTCCATCCCGAGCTTGGCGACCATGCGATAGCAGGC
Protein-coding regions in this window:
- a CDS encoding dihydrodipicolinate synthase family protein; amino-acid sequence: MRKPDLRGVTVATVLPFKDDSSIDWDGYARVLDYCACPDGIAAVFVNGHAGEGGSLSDDERQAVIERTRKHIGGKPLLSGIIAHSTAEAIHQAQLAEAAGADCAVLFPPAPLGGGASATSRAPVAFVQAVSSAIGIPVSIFQYPLASGFGYSPETLAKIAALDGVIAIKEGSDSIFAYDENRRAVKRADPSVAILPSNFNWFLPQLAIGGDGILSGLVSLAPDLFVALWQAALADDLTALRAVNERLYPIVRAIYGPAPIMDMHTRMKVGLKALGLIGNADPRPPLLPVVPALCDAIATTLGAARATGDIRLA
- a CDS encoding ABC transporter substrate-binding protein; amino-acid sequence: MLSTLLRLSAAAALAFASTAAHAACTPGITDDNLIAPGKLQLSINPTNPPQQFVDKDGQLQGLNVELAAELGKRLCLPVELVRMDFPAMIPAMAAGRIDGIDTGMFWTEERSKLMYMVPYAIQAISVVVAPDSGTKIATENDLIGKTSAVEVSTYQMNWLKKLSDASVAKGGAAVEMRTFPTATNVVSALLAGQVDNALLVDSVARDLTGRGRVKEVLSGLGTARTTLGFRNKTVVDAVVKALNAMRSDGSYQALFDKFGLTSMPADQPLAIAGPGPA
- a CDS encoding class II aldolase/adducin family protein; translated protein: MNAMSAREPQAAPRGIEPAEWDARVKLAACYRMVAKLGMDDLIYNHISLRVPGHEDQFLINPYGLLFDEITASSLVKIDTKGNKLDDTPQAVNVAAFVIHAAIHTANHDAACVLHTHSDASVAVSGQEKGLLPLSQFAMRFYDRQAFHDYEGVAIDLDEQVRLVRDLGPHKVMLMRNHGILTVGRTPGEAFMLLYYFERAARIQLQMQAAAAAGAKLVMPPHEVCEKAARQFWELQGDILVPGEREWPALMRQLDRTDPSYRH
- a CDS encoding MaoC family dehydratase, translated to MYEPKSFDDLKVNDRVSLSKTITEADGALYIAATGDFGPVHVDEVYAGATRFGRRLAPGIMVAGLCTSILTSELVGTIGVSVEDRFWFTGPVFYGDTLTFDVWIAEQHDETRTIIWEASARNEGGLEVLKARASLKFPRRKPS
- a CDS encoding MaoC/PaaZ C-terminal domain-containing protein, with the translated sequence MSHAPLKPGAVFAFRKTMTVAEQAMFTGISGNFGGLYVDAVRARKAGASNMVAFELAVGGLATTCLSQLGGPTRRIGSIALNFAAPVIVGESVEAKAEIVSVAGDDAVCRVTCTLSPSGATVVDGTATLVPFAKG
- a CDS encoding ABC transporter substrate-binding protein, coding for MLSRRHALSVLSAIALATGSLVTAAPAAELQKASLRLKWLPQAQFAGFYVAAAKGYYKAEGIDLTINPGGPNLLTENLVATGADTFGLSGGTDSVFAARDKGLPIVCIGVSHQITPFIFVTRKDGPVKTIQDFKGKTVTTWFTGANHVLNGMLAKEGIKPDELKIQPQQVSVTPFVDGSVDVVTATYYNEFYTIQSRMPKDSLKTFVAEDYGITFPRDTLIVAEATAKEKPELVKAFLRASLKGWKDAFADPKGAVDTVMAAAPTLDRAQQEFMLTEVKRLMTAGTAAKNGMFWIDADAVKTAHDFFLKYGVISKPLDLAAAYDASFIQSVPLADRLP
- a CDS encoding amino acid ABC transporter ATP-binding protein, whose amino-acid sequence is MSEISMNAASGVEGATQLRDVPAVRMEAVYKHYGDFTALNEVDLKVAKGEKIVVCGPSGSGKSTLIRCINHIEKHDEGLIYVNGVELDRQRKNIDAVRRDTGMVFQSFNLFPHMTVLENCILAPMTVNSMSEAEAKDLAMHFLTKVRIPDQAEKFPGQLSGGQQQRVAIARALCMRPKIMLFDEPTSALDPEMVKEVLETMKKLAEEGMTMLCVTHEMGFAREVADRIVFMNEGKVVEQAAPEEFFQHPKSERARTFLDQIIH
- a CDS encoding LLM class flavin-dependent oxidoreductase, whose protein sequence is MKRQMHLGLFILGTGSHVAGWRYPGAVDSFQDFAAIQEIGRTAERGKFDLIFMGDNLYADAAAHPSYTLRLEPLTMLAALATSTSHIGLGATVSTTYSDPFSVARVFASLDHISRGRAAWNAVTTANPATAANFGTTHPDHARRYEMAGEFLDVVKGLWDGWADDAIVADRSSGVYIDPAKLRPIDHDGAFFKVKGPLNIGRSPQGRPVVLQAGGSEAGQALAARTADIVFSVVQDLEEAKAGYTSLKTRLPAFGRKTDDVTVLPGVMPVVGRTDKEAFEKLNVLQSFVSGSNALAILSDRFGRDMSACDLDGPIPDIAPSDSYHSFASVMLAKGRRENMTLRDLYNLTAAARGHWVLCGSAERIADTLEQWFEQHAADGFNVMPPYFHEGFEDFVELVVPILQERGLFRADYEGTTLRDHLGLARPANPFFAA
- a CDS encoding dihydrodipicolinate synthase family protein; this encodes MTQTFSDRLRGIHAATIVPMTAEFEIDETSLAAHLAAVASTPGINGLLVNGHAGENFVLSLAEKQRVVELAREYAPKDCLIVSGVNHESSLEAAREAAVLERAGADGLLVFPPNSWALAHADDCVIAHHRHIRDATSVPLMLYAAPVGAGAMAYAPSLLEQLVADPRFVAIKEGSWEVATYEQNLRLIRKLRPEFIVLGSGDEHLLTSYLVGSAGSQVSLACVVPELVVSLWNAAEAGDWERARAAHEKLYPLAVAIYRDAPGGRATVRLKACLKLLGRLSCDAARPPQPRATSNELRALEQALRSAGAL
- a CDS encoding ABC transporter permease, which gives rise to MSSPSAASLGKSWVAAQRIAMPASLRKLVRLLLGLAIAAVIWEGSVQLFGIRPYYLPRLSTILMAIAATPRAYVDGFLRTLAETLIGFASGGAFGVLMGVVFFRIRALREMVFPIFVVSQTIPVIAFGALVVLWFGNTLLAKAIIAFYLTFFPVTVNTLLGLETVDPKQVALMHSFGASNRQLLLRLQLPTALPQIFVALRLAASLSLVGAIVGEWFGDTTGLGVLLLQAMFTENVVAIWAALLAAALLGTGFYAVVAAVERRLVFWSAEQ
- a CDS encoding DUF4286 family protein is translated as MADEAFIHIVRVDIDPEHEAAFNAWYEQRHFPDLLACPGWLSAKRFVSIGDGPKYAAMYEVAGRWAFETPEFLKVKGFGPFESLVKNFMRIQLKPTSGPT
- a CDS encoding ABC transporter permease — encoded protein: MSRAIASPSLAVQRGILGAVLLIACWEGAARGLHLPAYVLPAVTDILAGLWSKRATLIDAAGYTLLEALVGYGLGCLIGIGLAVAIALVPALRSAILPLATAINSVPVVGYSPLILLWFGIGVSSKIVMVAMAVSFTILLSMLAGLDRVDRRAVDLMKSFGASRFGVLWRLRLPTALPLLLAGMRVSTVRSVIVAIVTEMLGAHGGLGWVIYQAVLQIDFVQVWAAIVVASAASLAFFGLIGFLERKILFWT
- a CDS encoding amino acid ABC transporter permease; this encodes MSHFSPTAAVNYFFNYFLMKGVLVTIGLTVAAVIGGLILGMGIALMRMSSNPVLSGASRFYIWFFRGTPLLIQLVVIYSGLPQLGIKFSVITCALVGLILNEAAYLAEIVRSGFMAVSAGQREAAWALSLSPWVTFRRVTLPQAFRLMIPPLGNSINSLLKATSLASVISVEELMRRSDMLMQEHFQILEVYAAATAYYLILTSVWDAVQRRLEKHFGRSSAAKSRRVAARAPVAQASVEARA